One part of the Phaenicophaeus curvirostris isolate KB17595 chromosome 2, BPBGC_Pcur_1.0, whole genome shotgun sequence genome encodes these proteins:
- the PLA2G7 gene encoding platelet-activating factor acetylhydrolase isoform X1, whose translation MAPCRKLVFQARGRSLPERLPHLKTKAKFGPSPSGRAHSCLRERRRPAAGSAASRLAPKGSGWPRSPPCSSSQWDGSGRQPAHHTPDLSVKASMETGSSSTEKFYRIPEGKGPHSVGCTDLMTENAVEGSFLRLYYPSCDATDNEEAAWIPDKEYYQGLSDFLNMYRVVGERLFQYYVGSVTCPAKSNAAFKPGEKYPLLIFSHGLGAFRTIYSAICIEMASQGFIVAAVEHRDESASATYYCKKKSVSEPQEESTSNLEKEWIYYRKLKTGEEERCLRHKQVQQRAQECIKALNLILQISSGEEVTNVLNSDFDWNTLKGSVDTSRIAVMGHSFGGATVIESLSKETRFRCGIALDAWMLPVGDDIYQNSIQQPLLFINSEKFQWADNILKMKKLSSNDTNKKMITIKGSVHQSFPDFTFVSGEIIGKFFKLKGEIDPNEAIDICNHASLAFLQKHLSLKKDFDKWDSVVDGKGPNVIPGTNIDLSPSEPE comes from the exons ATGGCTCCATGCCGGAAACTTGTTTTCCAGGCTCGAGGAAGATCTCTTCCAGAAAGATTGCCCCATCTGAAAACTAAGGCAAAGTTTGGTCCCTCCCCTTCGGGGAGAGCCCACAGCTGCCTGCGAGAGAGACGTCGTCCCGCTGCAGGATCAGCTGCCTCTCGCTTGGCTccaaagggctctgggtggcccAGGAGTcccccctgctcctccagccagTGGGACGGGAGTGGAAGGCAGCCGGCACACCACACACCAG ATTTGTCAGTGAAGGCATCCATGGAAACGGGGAGCAGCAGCACGGAGAAGTTCTACAGGATCCCTGAAGGAAAGGGGCCGCACTCGGTTGGATGCACAGACCTGATGACAGAAAATGCAGTTGAG GGAAGCTTCTTGCGCCTGTATTATCCATCATGTGATGCCACAGATAATGAAGAGGCAGCGTGGATTCCAGATAAAGAGTACTATCAGGGACTCTCTGACTTCCTTAATATGTACCGAGTGGTAGGAGAAAGGCTTTTCCAGTACTATGTTG GTTCAGTGACCTGTCCTGCAAAgtcaaatgctgcttttaagCCAGGAGAGAAATACCCACTCCTCATTTTTTCCCATGGACTTGGAGCTTTTCG GACGATCTATTCTGCTATTTGCATAGAGATGGCTTCCCAAGGTTTCATCGTGGCTGCTGTGGAGCACAG AGATGAATCTGCTTCAGCAACGtattattgtaaaaaaaagtCCGTTTCTGAACCACAGGAAGAGTCTACATCAAACCTGGAGAAGGAGTGGATCTACTATAGGAAACTGAAAACGGGAGAGGAAGAGCGTTGTTTGCGCCATAAGCAG GTGCAGCAGAGAGCACAGGAGTGCATCAAAGCTCTCAACCTCATTCTTCAAATCAGCTCAGGAGAGGAAGTAACAAATGTACTGAATTCAGACTTTGACTGGAACACCCTAAAG GGTTCTGTTGATACGAGCAGAATAGCTGTGATGGGACACTCTTTTGGTGGTGCTACAGTTATTGAGAGTCTCAGCAAAGAAACAAGATTTAG GTGTGGCATTGCCCTCGATGCGTGGATGCTTCCAGTAGGTGATGACATTTACCAAAACAGCATCCAGCAACCGCTGCTTTTTATCAACTCTGAAAAATTCCAGTGGGCCGATAATATCTTGAAGATGAAGAAGCTCAGCTCCAATGacacaaacaagaaaatgatCACTATCAA GGGCTCAGTCCATCAGAGCTTTCCTGACTTCACCTTTGTCAGCGGAGAAATCATTGgaaaatttttcaaattaaaaggagaaatagATCCAAATGAAGCTATCGATATATGCAATCACGCTTCCTTAGCCTTCCTGCAGAAGCATTTGA GTCTTAAGAAAGATTTTGATAAGTGGGATTCTGTTGTGGATGGCAAGGGACCCAACGTTATTCCTGGCACCAATATTGACTTATCTCCATCTGAACCCGAGTAA
- the PLA2G7 gene encoding platelet-activating factor acetylhydrolase isoform X2: protein MQGIRPALLSSPGTAQLAGVTPDLSVKASMETGSSSTEKFYRIPEGKGPHSVGCTDLMTENAVEGSFLRLYYPSCDATDNEEAAWIPDKEYYQGLSDFLNMYRVVGERLFQYYVGSVTCPAKSNAAFKPGEKYPLLIFSHGLGAFRTIYSAICIEMASQGFIVAAVEHRDESASATYYCKKKSVSEPQEESTSNLEKEWIYYRKLKTGEEERCLRHKQVQQRAQECIKALNLILQISSGEEVTNVLNSDFDWNTLKGSVDTSRIAVMGHSFGGATVIESLSKETRFRCGIALDAWMLPVGDDIYQNSIQQPLLFINSEKFQWADNILKMKKLSSNDTNKKMITIKGSVHQSFPDFTFVSGEIIGKFFKLKGEIDPNEAIDICNHASLAFLQKHLSLKKDFDKWDSVVDGKGPNVIPGTNIDLSPSEPE from the exons ATGCAGGGCATCCGCCCTGCGCTCCTCTCATCCCCAGGGACAGCCCAGCTCGCAGGTGTCACCCCAG ATTTGTCAGTGAAGGCATCCATGGAAACGGGGAGCAGCAGCACGGAGAAGTTCTACAGGATCCCTGAAGGAAAGGGGCCGCACTCGGTTGGATGCACAGACCTGATGACAGAAAATGCAGTTGAG GGAAGCTTCTTGCGCCTGTATTATCCATCATGTGATGCCACAGATAATGAAGAGGCAGCGTGGATTCCAGATAAAGAGTACTATCAGGGACTCTCTGACTTCCTTAATATGTACCGAGTGGTAGGAGAAAGGCTTTTCCAGTACTATGTTG GTTCAGTGACCTGTCCTGCAAAgtcaaatgctgcttttaagCCAGGAGAGAAATACCCACTCCTCATTTTTTCCCATGGACTTGGAGCTTTTCG GACGATCTATTCTGCTATTTGCATAGAGATGGCTTCCCAAGGTTTCATCGTGGCTGCTGTGGAGCACAG AGATGAATCTGCTTCAGCAACGtattattgtaaaaaaaagtCCGTTTCTGAACCACAGGAAGAGTCTACATCAAACCTGGAGAAGGAGTGGATCTACTATAGGAAACTGAAAACGGGAGAGGAAGAGCGTTGTTTGCGCCATAAGCAG GTGCAGCAGAGAGCACAGGAGTGCATCAAAGCTCTCAACCTCATTCTTCAAATCAGCTCAGGAGAGGAAGTAACAAATGTACTGAATTCAGACTTTGACTGGAACACCCTAAAG GGTTCTGTTGATACGAGCAGAATAGCTGTGATGGGACACTCTTTTGGTGGTGCTACAGTTATTGAGAGTCTCAGCAAAGAAACAAGATTTAG GTGTGGCATTGCCCTCGATGCGTGGATGCTTCCAGTAGGTGATGACATTTACCAAAACAGCATCCAGCAACCGCTGCTTTTTATCAACTCTGAAAAATTCCAGTGGGCCGATAATATCTTGAAGATGAAGAAGCTCAGCTCCAATGacacaaacaagaaaatgatCACTATCAA GGGCTCAGTCCATCAGAGCTTTCCTGACTTCACCTTTGTCAGCGGAGAAATCATTGgaaaatttttcaaattaaaaggagaaatagATCCAAATGAAGCTATCGATATATGCAATCACGCTTCCTTAGCCTTCCTGCAGAAGCATTTGA GTCTTAAGAAAGATTTTGATAAGTGGGATTCTGTTGTGGATGGCAAGGGACCCAACGTTATTCCTGGCACCAATATTGACTTATCTCCATCTGAACCCGAGTAA
- the IMP3 gene encoding U3 small nucleolar ribonucleoprotein protein IMP3 has product MVRKLKFHEQKLLRRLDLVSWEAAGPSLREVRLLRRFGLSRREELVRYQALARGIRGLARRLRDLGPGGEAFRARCASRLLARLRAMGLLRPGEASLAACERLSAAAFCRRRLPCVLLRLRMAQDLRHAAAFVRQGHVRVGPEVVTDPALLVPRALEDFVTWVDASRLRHKVLDYNRERDDFDLAA; this is encoded by the coding sequence ATGGTTCGGAAGCTCAAGTTCCACGAGCAGAAGCTGCTGCGGCGGCTGGACCTGGTGAGCtgggaggcggcggggccgaGCCTGCGGGAGGTGCGGCTGCTGCGGCGCTTCGGGCTGTCTCGGCGGGAGGAGCTGGTTCGCTACCAGGCCCTGGCGCGGGGGATCCGCGGGCTCGCCCGCCGCCTGCGCGACCTGGGCCCGGGCGGCGAGGCCTTCCGAGCGCGCTGCGCCTCGCGGCTGCTGGCGCGGCTGCGGGCCATGGGGCTGCTGCGGCCCGGGGAGGCCTCCCTGGCGGCCTGCGAGCGCCTCTCGGCCGCCGCCTTCTGCCGCCGCCGCCTGCCCTGCGTGCTGCTGCGGCTCCGCATGGCCCAGGACCTGCGGCACGCGGCCGCCTTCGTGCGCCAGGGCCACGTGCGGGTCGGGCCCGAGGTCGTCACCGACCCCGCGCTCCTCGTGCCCCGCGCGCTCGAGGACTTCGTCACCTGGGTGGACGCCTCCCGCCTGCGCCACAAGGTGCTCGACTACAACCGGGAGCGCGACGACTTCGACCTGGCCGCCTAG